From Myxococcales bacterium, the proteins below share one genomic window:
- a CDS encoding tetratricopeptide repeat protein yields the protein MMLRTLRPLRNALRTGVGLTSLVVVLGLAGSSVVACGDNPPINYPAGGQDAGPGGKVTDNGGAQVGVTDGAGTSGLSGAAKDAYDRGFRAWMEGDLEGAKKGFTDASAADPKAPSPHYSLGVVLERLGDASGAQQEYRAAFSLKPDHEIAMGAYALSLASSGHAGEADGFLTEKKAKSPESARLTTYLAEVKSIQKDHGTAQQLAQDALRMNPDYKEAMVTIARDHYRARKMELAKYALTAILDGFGEGTPPRDKENAEAHLIRGLILREAGRRAAALADFEACYAKRPDLVEGAIQLGAIKLEAGNAAEALPVLEKAVKHAPKSAPARLNLGDAYRLVGRPADGKRELEQALALDSTLAIAHYNLGLLYLVAASVPGMSAADQAGQSIKEFETYKTMRGVKAEKGDDVDDLLNRAKAKQAEIKQGQAAPPAPAAPAASAAGGDAGAAPAPAAGDAGK from the coding sequence ATGATGCTTCGCACGCTCCGCCCCCTCCGCAACGCCCTTCGAACCGGGGTGGGCCTCACGTCCCTTGTGGTCGTCTTGGGCCTCGCTGGCTCGTCGGTCGTGGCGTGCGGCGACAACCCTCCGATCAACTACCCGGCAGGTGGGCAAGACGCAGGGCCCGGCGGGAAGGTGACCGACAACGGCGGAGCCCAGGTCGGAGTGACCGACGGCGCGGGTACGTCGGGCCTCTCCGGTGCGGCCAAAGACGCCTACGACCGTGGGTTCCGCGCGTGGATGGAAGGTGACCTCGAGGGCGCCAAGAAGGGCTTCACCGATGCCTCGGCGGCCGACCCGAAGGCCCCCTCGCCGCACTACTCGCTCGGCGTCGTGCTCGAGCGCCTCGGGGATGCTTCGGGCGCGCAGCAAGAGTACCGCGCGGCGTTCAGCCTCAAGCCCGATCACGAGATCGCCATGGGAGCGTATGCGCTCTCTCTGGCTTCGAGCGGGCACGCCGGCGAGGCCGACGGGTTCTTGACGGAGAAGAAGGCGAAGAGCCCGGAGTCGGCCAGGCTCACGACGTACCTCGCCGAGGTCAAGTCGATCCAGAAGGATCACGGCACCGCGCAGCAGCTCGCGCAAGACGCGCTGCGCATGAACCCCGACTACAAAGAGGCGATGGTGACCATCGCGCGCGATCACTACCGGGCGCGTAAGATGGAGCTCGCGAAGTACGCGCTCACGGCCATCCTCGACGGCTTCGGCGAGGGCACCCCGCCGCGCGACAAGGAGAACGCCGAGGCTCACCTCATTCGTGGGCTCATCCTCCGCGAGGCCGGACGCCGCGCCGCGGCCCTCGCCGACTTCGAGGCCTGCTACGCGAAGCGACCCGATCTGGTCGAGGGTGCGATTCAGCTCGGGGCCATCAAGCTCGAGGCCGGAAACGCCGCGGAGGCGCTCCCCGTCCTCGAGAAGGCCGTGAAACACGCGCCGAAGAGCGCTCCTGCGCGCCTCAACCTGGGAGATGCTTACCGTTTGGTAGGGCGCCCGGCCGACGGCAAACGCGAGCTCGAGCAGGCGCTCGCCCTCGACTCGACCCTCGCGATCGCCCACTACAATCTCGGGCTCCTCTACCTGGTGGCTGCGAGCGTGCCGGGAATGTCCGCGGCCGATCAGGCGGGGCAGTCGATCAAAGAGTTCGAGACGTACAAAACGATGCGGGGCGTCAAGGCCGAGAAGGGCGACGACGTCGACGATCTCTTGAACCGCGCCAAGGCCAAGCAGGCCGAAATCAAGCAGGGCCAGGCGGCTCCCCCGGCTCCAGCGGCCCCCGCGGCCTCGGCGGCTGGTGGGGATGCTGGCGCGGCCCCCGCTCCGGCGGCCGGTGACGCCGGAAAGTAA
- a CDS encoding TetR family transcriptional regulator, whose amino-acid sequence MAAAKRERKPQERSERTHARLLEAAIDTLSEVGFAGATMAVIARRAGVSRGASQHHFRTRDELLTAAVLHVAKVRSDELRRETSAGRPHSTTLETLEVLASFYLGPLFSSAVQVWVGAASDARLRAQIVPLEAHVGREAHKLAVDLLGVDEEVPGTRELVQATLDLMRGLGLASLLRDDTQRRRRVLRTWADTLDRILPRKARRPARPRASP is encoded by the coding sequence ATGGCGGCGGCGAAACGTGAGCGAAAACCCCAAGAGCGCAGCGAGCGGACCCACGCACGCCTCTTGGAGGCGGCCATCGACACGCTCTCCGAGGTCGGCTTCGCGGGCGCCACGATGGCCGTCATCGCGCGGCGCGCGGGGGTGTCGCGCGGGGCGTCGCAACATCACTTTCGCACGCGGGACGAGCTCTTGACCGCCGCGGTCCTGCACGTGGCGAAGGTCCGGTCCGACGAGCTCCGACGAGAGACCTCGGCAGGCAGGCCGCACTCGACCACGCTCGAGACCCTCGAGGTCCTCGCGTCCTTCTATCTCGGTCCGCTGTTCTCGTCGGCGGTGCAGGTGTGGGTGGGCGCCGCGTCCGACGCCCGGCTCCGCGCGCAGATCGTCCCCCTCGAGGCCCACGTCGGCCGCGAAGCGCACAAGCTCGCGGTCGACCTGCTCGGCGTCGACGAAGAGGTCCCCGGGACGCGCGAGCTCGTGCAGGCCACGCTCGATCTCATGCGCGGCCTCGGGCTCGCGAGCCTCCTCCGCGACGACACCCAACGGCGGAGGCGGGTCTTGCGCACCTGGGCCGACACGCTCGATCGTATCTTGCCTCGCAAGGCGCGAAGGCCTGCACGGCCACGCGCTTCCCCCTGA
- a CDS encoding acyl-CoA carboxylase subunit beta, with amino-acid sequence MAVIRSKIDTSSEAYAKNRADMLACVAELRAIEGKVRDTEERAREKFTKRGQLLPRERVMLMLDRGSPFLEISTLCGYKHHDDTDGSLAGGNTIIGIGYVSGVRCLVVANNSAIKGGTMSPWGVQKTLRAQEIALENKLPIVLMVESGGANLLYQQEVFIPGGRTFCNQARLSAAGIPQVTVVHGSSTAGGAYLPGLSDYVIMVRKKAKVFLAGPPLLKAATGEIATDEELGGAEMHTDVAGTSELLAEDDVDAILKAREIVANLGWARIDDAPPSEVREPLYPPEELCGVVPVDYRKPYDCREVIARLVDGSDFVEWKERYDGQIVCGRGTIAGHPVSIIGNNGPITDKGSAKAAQFIQLSCQSNIPIVYLQNITGYMVGTKAEQAGIVKHGSKMIQAVANANVPQITMVIGASFGAGNYGMCGRGFGPRFIFAWPNARTAVMGGEQAARVMAIVGGEKMAKQGNPVPEEVLLQMAQPIVEQFDKESHPFHCSARLFDDGLVDPRDTRKVLALALSVCREAEARPLKKTTFGVARM; translated from the coding sequence ATGGCGGTCATTCGCAGCAAAATCGACACGAGCTCCGAGGCGTACGCGAAGAACCGCGCCGACATGCTCGCGTGCGTCGCGGAGCTCCGCGCGATCGAAGGCAAGGTGCGCGACACGGAGGAGCGCGCGCGCGAAAAATTCACGAAGCGCGGCCAGCTCCTGCCCCGCGAGCGCGTCATGCTCATGCTCGATCGCGGCTCGCCGTTCCTCGAGATTTCCACGCTCTGCGGCTACAAGCACCACGACGACACCGACGGCTCGCTCGCGGGTGGCAACACCATCATCGGGATCGGCTACGTCTCCGGCGTTCGCTGCCTCGTCGTGGCCAACAACTCCGCCATCAAGGGCGGCACCATGTCGCCGTGGGGCGTCCAGAAGACGCTCCGCGCCCAGGAGATCGCGCTCGAGAACAAGCTCCCCATCGTCCTCATGGTCGAGAGCGGAGGGGCGAACCTCCTCTACCAACAAGAGGTGTTCATCCCCGGGGGGCGCACGTTCTGCAATCAGGCGCGCCTCTCGGCGGCCGGCATCCCGCAGGTCACCGTGGTGCACGGGTCGAGCACGGCGGGCGGCGCCTACCTGCCCGGTCTGTCGGACTACGTGATCATGGTCCGCAAGAAGGCGAAGGTGTTCCTCGCGGGGCCACCGCTGCTCAAGGCGGCCACGGGAGAGATCGCCACGGACGAGGAGCTCGGCGGCGCCGAGATGCACACGGACGTGGCGGGGACGTCCGAGCTCCTCGCCGAGGACGACGTCGACGCCATCTTGAAGGCGCGCGAGATCGTCGCGAACCTCGGCTGGGCCCGCATCGACGACGCTCCTCCGAGCGAGGTCCGAGAGCCGCTCTACCCGCCCGAAGAGCTCTGCGGTGTGGTCCCGGTCGACTACCGCAAGCCGTACGACTGCCGCGAGGTCATCGCCCGGCTCGTCGACGGCTCGGACTTCGTCGAGTGGAAAGAGCGCTACGACGGTCAGATCGTGTGTGGCCGCGGCACGATCGCGGGGCACCCGGTGAGCATCATCGGCAACAACGGGCCCATCACGGACAAGGGCTCGGCCAAGGCGGCCCAGTTCATCCAGCTCTCGTGCCAGTCGAACATCCCCATCGTGTACCTGCAGAACATCACGGGCTACATGGTCGGGACCAAGGCCGAGCAGGCGGGCATCGTGAAGCACGGCTCGAAGATGATCCAGGCGGTCGCCAACGCGAACGTCCCGCAGATCACGATGGTGATCGGGGCCTCGTTCGGCGCCGGCAACTACGGCATGTGCGGGCGCGGGTTCGGTCCGCGGTTCATTTTCGCGTGGCCCAACGCGCGCACGGCGGTCATGGGTGGCGAACAGGCCGCCCGCGTGATGGCCATCGTGGGCGGCGAGAAGATGGCGAAGCAGGGCAACCCCGTGCCGGAGGAGGTGCTCCTCCAGATGGCGCAGCCCATCGTCGAGCAGTTCGACAAGGAGTCGCACCCGTTCCACTGTTCCGCGCGCCTCTTCGACGACGGCCTCGTCGATCCACGAGACACTCGAAAAGTGCTCGCCCTCGCGCTGTCCGTTTGCCGCGAGGCCGAGGCTCGCCCCCTCAAGAAGACCACGTTCGGCGTGGCACGGATGTGA
- a CDS encoding acetyl-CoA carboxylase biotin carboxylase subunit — translation MKSPTQKPLQKVLVANRGEIAMRVVRTCKKLGIRTVAVYSDADRGAPFVLAADEAVHIGASPAKESYLVAEKILEAAKRSGADAVHPGYGFLSENAEFSGACSDAGLVFIGPRRDAVRLMGNKRQAKLRMIEAGVPCIPGYEGKDQSDDVLLREADRIGYPVMIKAAAGGGGRGMRLVHERSAFVDAARSARAEAENAFASSELILEKAVIGARHVEIQVFADAHGNVVHLGERDCSVQRRHQKVVEESPSPAVGPELRARMGDVAVKAAKAIDYLGAGTIEFLLSPAGEFYFMEMNTRLQVEHPVTEAITGEDLVEWQLRVAAGEPLPRKQDEIVFSGHAIEVRLCAEDPSREYMPQTGTIERLVLPDVGLARFDHALAEGRSASPFYDSMQGKLIAHGRTRDEARKKLSEALTQLAVLGVVTNKAMLLRVLEHPAFASGAYDTSFVPTHFGAAVLATAFAPTPGDFAMAAAVLYRLEADALAARTGLPGELRGWNSALPCPSTVRLVEGDVEHVAHVTPLDATTVSVVVSGTKLVATVVPTASGEVLVTVDDHSVRVRAHLDGARLWLDAGDVPRVFEDVTYRGKGAADGEGDGTLTAPIDGKVLRVAVSEGEVVKKGQLVVALEAMKMEFLLTAPFDGTIASIGVSASAQVGARAVLAVVKKAEPAAG, via the coding sequence ATGAAAAGCCCGACCCAGAAGCCCCTCCAGAAGGTGCTCGTCGCGAACCGCGGCGAGATCGCGATGCGGGTCGTCCGCACCTGCAAGAAGCTCGGCATTCGGACGGTCGCCGTCTACTCGGACGCCGACCGCGGCGCTCCGTTCGTGCTCGCCGCCGACGAGGCCGTGCACATCGGGGCCTCCCCCGCGAAAGAGTCGTACCTGGTCGCCGAGAAGATCCTCGAAGCGGCGAAGCGTTCGGGCGCCGACGCCGTGCACCCGGGGTACGGCTTCCTGTCCGAAAATGCAGAGTTTTCGGGCGCTTGCAGCGACGCAGGGCTCGTGTTCATCGGCCCTCGGCGCGACGCGGTGCGCCTCATGGGCAACAAGCGCCAGGCGAAGCTTCGCATGATCGAGGCCGGCGTCCCGTGCATTCCCGGGTACGAAGGCAAAGACCAGTCGGATGACGTCCTCCTCCGCGAAGCGGATCGGATCGGGTACCCCGTGATGATCAAGGCCGCGGCGGGCGGGGGAGGGCGAGGCATGCGCCTCGTACACGAGCGCTCGGCCTTCGTCGACGCGGCGCGGTCGGCGAGGGCCGAGGCCGAGAACGCGTTCGCGAGCAGCGAGCTCATCCTCGAGAAGGCGGTCATCGGAGCGCGGCACGTGGAGATCCAGGTGTTCGCCGACGCCCACGGGAACGTGGTGCACCTCGGCGAGCGAGACTGCTCCGTGCAAAGGCGCCATCAGAAGGTCGTCGAGGAGAGCCCGTCGCCGGCCGTCGGCCCGGAGCTGCGCGCGCGGATGGGAGACGTCGCGGTCAAAGCGGCGAAGGCCATCGACTACCTCGGCGCGGGCACGATCGAGTTCCTCCTCTCGCCCGCGGGCGAGTTCTACTTCATGGAGATGAACACGCGCCTCCAGGTGGAGCACCCGGTCACGGAGGCCATCACCGGCGAGGACCTCGTCGAGTGGCAGCTCCGGGTGGCGGCGGGGGAGCCTCTCCCGCGCAAGCAGGACGAGATCGTATTCTCGGGGCACGCGATCGAGGTGAGGCTCTGCGCCGAGGACCCTTCACGTGAGTACATGCCGCAGACGGGCACGATCGAGCGGCTCGTTTTGCCCGACGTAGGCCTCGCGCGCTTCGACCATGCGCTCGCCGAAGGGCGCTCCGCGAGCCCCTTCTATGACTCGATGCAGGGCAAGCTCATCGCACACGGTAGGACACGCGACGAGGCACGAAAGAAGCTCTCGGAGGCGCTCACGCAGCTCGCCGTGCTCGGCGTCGTCACGAACAAGGCGATGCTCCTCCGGGTGCTCGAGCACCCCGCCTTCGCGAGCGGCGCGTACGACACCTCGTTCGTGCCGACACACTTCGGCGCGGCCGTCCTCGCGACGGCGTTCGCTCCCACGCCGGGAGACTTCGCCATGGCCGCGGCCGTCCTCTACCGCCTCGAGGCCGACGCGCTCGCCGCGCGCACGGGGCTCCCGGGCGAGCTCCGTGGGTGGAACAGCGCGCTCCCATGCCCGTCGACGGTGCGCCTCGTCGAGGGCGACGTCGAGCACGTGGCGCACGTGACCCCGCTCGACGCGACGACGGTGAGCGTGGTCGTCTCGGGGACCAAGCTCGTCGCGACGGTGGTGCCGACGGCGTCGGGCGAGGTGCTCGTGACCGTGGACGACCACTCGGTCCGCGTGCGCGCGCACCTCGACGGAGCGCGCCTCTGGCTCGACGCGGGCGACGTCCCACGGGTCTTCGAGGACGTCACCTACCGTGGGAAGGGCGCGGCGGACGGCGAAGGGGACGGCACTCTCACGGCGCCGATCGACGGAAAGGTCCTGCGGGTCGCGGTCAGCGAGGGAGAGGTCGTGAAAAAGGGGCAGCTCGTGGTCGCGCTCGAGGCCATGAAGATGGAGTTTTTGCTCACGGCGCCCTTCGACGGGACGATCGCGTCGATCGGCGTCTCCGCGAGCGCGCAGGTCGGCGCCCGCGCGGTGCTCGCCGTCGTGAAGAAGGCCGAGCCCGCCGCGGGGTGA
- a CDS encoding sigma 54-interacting transcriptional regulator: MADAKRTVVVSVLGTQLDSGKGPSRWERWRPSVALCQHDDLLVDELWLLFEPRAQGLAYLVREDIAQVSPDTQVHVEPFALGDPWDFEEVYGALFDFAAARAFDPAKVDLYVHITTGTHVVQICLFLLTESRHLPGRLLQTSPRDPRGEGSEHSARGTFGVVDLDLERYEAIATRARAEHSRGEAILKDGIATRNAAYNSLVAKVEEVAVRSKAPMLFLGPTGAGKSALARRVFALKKARQGLSGPFVEVNCATLRGDLAMSTLFGHKKGAFTGALSDRDGQLLRAHGGVLFLDEIFELGADEQAMLLRAIEDKTFVPMGSDVEKTSDFQLLCGTNADLFAAAREGTFRPDLLARIDLWTFRLPSLRERVEDIAPNVEHESARVGRLLGRNVTWTREARDAYLAFATSPRAAWPGNFRDLGASVTRLATLATEGRITRERVLEEIAALEARSSGVPQDPSESLVGRVLPGVPLDRFDAVQLADVLRVCKEARTLSEAGRVLFAASRSKKTKSNDADRLRKYLARFGLEFVAVREALASGG, encoded by the coding sequence ATGGCCGACGCGAAGAGGACCGTCGTCGTCTCCGTGCTCGGGACGCAGCTCGATTCGGGGAAGGGGCCCTCCCGGTGGGAGCGCTGGCGCCCCTCGGTCGCCCTCTGCCAACACGACGACCTCCTCGTCGACGAGCTCTGGCTCCTCTTCGAGCCGAGAGCGCAGGGGCTCGCGTACCTCGTCCGCGAGGACATCGCCCAGGTGTCGCCGGACACCCAGGTCCACGTCGAGCCTTTTGCGCTCGGCGATCCGTGGGACTTCGAGGAGGTGTACGGCGCGCTCTTCGACTTCGCCGCGGCGCGCGCGTTCGATCCGGCGAAGGTCGACCTCTACGTCCACATCACGACGGGCACCCACGTCGTGCAGATTTGCCTCTTCCTGCTCACCGAGTCTCGGCACCTCCCCGGAAGGCTCCTCCAGACGTCGCCTCGCGACCCTCGTGGGGAGGGTTCGGAGCACTCGGCGCGGGGCACGTTCGGTGTGGTCGACCTCGACCTCGAGCGCTACGAGGCCATCGCGACGCGCGCGCGCGCCGAGCACTCGCGCGGGGAGGCCATCCTCAAGGACGGCATCGCCACACGGAACGCCGCGTACAACTCGCTCGTCGCGAAGGTCGAAGAGGTCGCCGTCCGCTCGAAGGCGCCGATGCTGTTCCTCGGCCCGACGGGCGCGGGCAAGAGCGCCCTCGCGAGGCGCGTCTTCGCGTTGAAGAAGGCCCGGCAGGGGCTCTCGGGGCCCTTCGTCGAGGTGAACTGCGCCACGCTCCGCGGCGATCTCGCCATGAGCACGCTCTTCGGCCACAAGAAGGGAGCCTTCACGGGCGCCCTCTCCGATCGCGACGGCCAGCTCCTTCGGGCTCACGGGGGGGTGCTCTTCCTCGACGAGATCTTCGAGCTCGGCGCCGACGAGCAGGCCATGTTGCTCCGGGCGATCGAGGACAAGACGTTCGTCCCGATGGGGAGCGATGTCGAAAAGACGAGTGATTTTCAGCTTTTATGCGGTACGAACGCCGATCTCTTCGCCGCCGCTCGCGAAGGGACGTTCCGCCCCGATTTGCTCGCGCGCATCGACCTTTGGACGTTTCGGCTCCCGTCCCTCCGTGAGCGTGTCGAGGACATCGCCCCGAACGTCGAGCACGAGAGCGCGAGGGTGGGCCGGCTGCTCGGGAGGAACGTGACGTGGACACGCGAAGCGCGCGACGCGTACCTCGCGTTCGCCACCTCGCCCCGCGCGGCGTGGCCCGGGAACTTCCGCGACCTCGGCGCGAGTGTCACGCGGCTCGCGACCCTCGCGACCGAGGGGAGAATCACCCGCGAGAGGGTGCTCGAGGAGATCGCGGCGCTCGAGGCGCGCTCGTCCGGAGTGCCCCAGGACCCCTCGGAGTCGCTCGTCGGTCGGGTGCTCCCGGGCGTGCCGCTCGACCGGTTCGACGCCGTCCAGCTCGCCGACGTGCTTCGGGTGTGCAAAGAGGCGCGCACGCTGAGCGAGGCTGGGCGCGTCCTCTTCGCCGCGTCGCGCTCGAAGAAGACGAAGAGCAACGACGCCGATCGGCTACGAAAGTACCTCGCTCGGTTCGGCCTGGAGTTCGTCGCGGTGCGTGAGGCGCTCGCGTCCGGCGGCTGA
- a CDS encoding alpha/beta fold hydrolase: MGTILRAIENLSHAALRGRGFVSRTISAGLEPVHAYDAQGRGALPPVVIVHGLGASAASFARVAVPLLSVSKRVVLLDMPGHGRSVAPLLRPLTPRTVFRAVVHALDGLLDEPFVLVGNSLGGAAALAHALERPERTRGLFLLSPAGAHLPGDHAAEVLATFRMRGRPEGRRFLDKLYHRPPLYTGLVAHELPRWMGREPVRDLLEHAHEIAFSTDELAKLTVPTVLSWGKSERLLPASGLAFLKEHLPAHVRIEEPEGVGHCPQLDDPRALARRLAAFLSEVGSP; encoded by the coding sequence ATGGGCACCATCCTTCGGGCCATCGAGAACCTGTCCCACGCGGCGCTTCGAGGGCGGGGCTTCGTGAGCCGCACGATCTCGGCCGGGCTCGAGCCGGTCCATGCGTACGACGCCCAAGGGCGAGGGGCCCTCCCTCCCGTCGTGATCGTCCACGGGCTCGGCGCGAGCGCCGCTTCGTTCGCGAGGGTGGCGGTTCCCCTCCTTTCGGTCTCGAAGCGGGTCGTCTTGCTCGACATGCCCGGGCACGGTCGGTCGGTCGCGCCCCTCTTGCGGCCCCTCACCCCTCGCACCGTGTTTCGGGCGGTCGTGCACGCCCTCGATGGCCTCCTCGACGAGCCGTTCGTGCTCGTGGGAAACTCACTCGGTGGGGCCGCGGCGTTGGCCCACGCGCTCGAGCGCCCGGAGCGCACGCGAGGGCTCTTTCTGCTCTCGCCGGCGGGTGCGCACCTCCCGGGCGACCACGCCGCCGAGGTGCTCGCGACGTTTCGGATGCGGGGGCGCCCCGAGGGCCGCCGCTTCCTCGACAAGCTCTACCACCGCCCGCCGCTCTACACGGGCCTCGTGGCTCACGAGCTGCCGCGGTGGATGGGGCGGGAGCCCGTGCGCGACCTGCTCGAGCACGCCCACGAGATCGCGTTCTCGACCGACGAGCTCGCGAAGCTCACCGTGCCGACCGTGCTCTCGTGGGGGAAGTCCGAACGGCTCCTGCCGGCGTCGGGGCTCGCGTTTCTGAAGGAGCACCTCCCGGCCCACGTGCGCATCGAAGAGCCCGAGGGCGTAGGTCATTGCCCTCAGCTCGACGATCCTCGTGCGCTCGCGCGCCGCCTCGCCGCGTTCCTCTCCGAGGTCGGGAGCCCCTGA